Proteins encoded within one genomic window of Macrobrachium nipponense isolate FS-2020 chromosome 9, ASM1510439v2, whole genome shotgun sequence:
- the LOC135218013 gene encoding putative uncharacterized protein DDB_G0279653, producing MNPNFVGRAKKDPKNLTGLGSKRAGAVSCIAKTFESVENGSQLEGLRDSQRGRGQGHPHQRGEEGRESQFGSRRGFQRSEPGRSSQNLINYRQQRRRTENSGEDYRDQRASQIEQRQISHEQHQQQQQQQHQQERLLQQKQQKQRSQQRQQHQQHQQHQQHQQQQLLTQQQAQNGQQHLSRNGLQRSRGGDSQRESYREPRDSLHLPRASIPQKGYEAHENYDEPKNVEEPKPRAKGKPQANASFRINNGAFSKTTNLVEPSPSSNLLNLTPKLVRSPTLGELLRGDMVTSSSRSFGVPNPRSPDVASTQQGDFKGQGASRGKSLSEQNLSPSRKSTANISQMINKGFVRDNMAVSSVAGRSRSDVGKPPTPVPQRPARVLNLQRQSSGRNQQRPNPNNRLQGRTPASHSRTENETFSCSAVDEGETKVEHTYDLDVIENGTVCSLARRIESGNIKKTANNTGMCVTVVFGIWPLVSKIVIGLVWYLKEKPGTLFHRYLKVEENSVPGF from the exons ATGAACCCCAATTTCGTCGGGAGGGCCAAGAAGGACCCCAAAAACCTGACGGGGCTGGGCTCCAAGAGAGCTGGTGCCGTGTCGTGTATAGCAAAGACTTTCGAGAGCGTTGAAAACGGCTCTCAGTTGGAGGGTCTCAGGGATTCCCAGAGGGGCAGAGGGCAGGGACATCCCCACCAGAGGGGTGAGGAAGGGAGGGAGTCTCAATTTGGGTCAAGGCGAGGCTTCCAAAGGTCGGAGCCGGGAAGGTCATCACAGAACCTCATCAACTACAGACAGCAACGGAGGAGAACGGAAAACAGCGGTGAGGATTATCGGGACCAGAGAGCTAGTCAGATTGAACAAAGGCAGATCAGCCACgaacagcatcagcagcagcagcagcagcagcatcagcaggaAAGACTCCTTCAGCAGAAGCAGCAGAAACAGAGGTCCCAGCAAAGGCAACAGCACCAACAGcatcagcagcatcagcagcatcaGCAACAGCAACTCTTGACTCAGCAGCAGGCACAGAATGGTCAGCAGCATCTGTCCAGAAATGGCCTCCAGAGGTCGAGAGGAGGAGACTCCCAAAGGGAATCCTACAGGGAGCCTCGAGATTCCTTACATCTGCCTCGAGCCTCCATACCTCAGAAAGGCTACGAAGCTCACGAGAACTACGACGAACCGAAGAACGTCGAAGAGCCTAAGCCTCGCGCTAAAGGGAAGCCTCAGGCAAACGCCAGTTTTAGGATCAACAACGGGGCGTTCTCTAAAACAACGAACTTGGTTGAACCCTCTCCCTCCAGCAACCTCCTGAACCTTACTCCAAAGCTCGTCAGGAGTCCTACACTGGGTGAACTCCTCCGGGGTGACATGGTGACCTCCTCCTCCAGGTCTTTTGGTGTCCCCAACCCCCGAAGCCCTGATGTGGCCTCAACTCAGCAGGGGGACTTCAAAGGCCAAGGGGCTTCGAGAGGAAAGTCCTTATCAGAACAGAATCTGTCACCCTCTAGGAAAAGCACGGCTAATATTTCCCAGATGATTAACAAAGGTTTCGTCAGAGACAATATGGCTGTCTCTTCGGTTGCTGGACGAAGCAGGAGCGATGTTGGGAAGCCTCCTACTCCTGTCCCTCAACGTCCTGCAAGAGTCCTTAACCTTCAGAGACAGTCCTCTGGGAGAAACCAACAACGACCTAACCCGAATAACAGACTACAAGGAAGAACTCCCGCTTCGCATAGTAGAACAGAAAACGAAACATTTAGTTGTAGTGCAGTGGATGAAGGGGAAACTAAAGTAGAGCATACATATGATCTCGATGTGATAGAAAACGGAACGGTGTGTTCACTAGCTAGACGCATAGAAAGTGGGAATATAAAGAAAACCGcgaataatacag GTATGTGTGTGACAGTCGTCTTTGGAATTTGGCCTTTGGTAAGTAAAATTGTCATTGGTCTCGTCTGGTATCTAAAAGAAAAGCCTGGGACATTGTTCCACCGCTATCTAAAAGTAGAGGAGAACAGTGTCCCTGGTTTTTAG